In Cervus elaphus chromosome 7, mCerEla1.1, whole genome shotgun sequence, the following proteins share a genomic window:
- the LOC122697206 gene encoding boLa class II histocompatibility antigen, DQB*0101 beta chain, with protein sequence MSGMVALRIPRGLWTAAVMVTLAVLSTPGTEGRDSPQDFVYQFKGLCYFTNGTERVRLVTRYIYNQEEYARFDSDVGEYRAVTPLGRRHAEYWNSQEGELERVRAEADTVCRHNYQVEAPFTWQRQVEPAVTISPSRTEALNHHNLLVCSVTDFYPGQIKVRWFRNDQEETAGVVSTPLIRNGDWTFQILVMLEMTPQRGDVYTCHVEHPSLQSPIMVEWRTQSESAQSKMLSGVGGFVLGLIFLGLGLIIHHRSQKGLMR encoded by the exons ATGTCTGGGATGGTGGCTCTGCGGATCCCCAGAGGCCTTTGGACAGCAGCTGTGATGGTGACACTGGCGGTGCTGAGCACCCCAGGGACTGAGGGCAGAGACTCTCCAC AGGATTTCGTGTACCAGTTTAAGGGCCTGTGTTACTTCACCAACGGGACGGAGCGGGTGCGGCTCGTGACCAGATACATCTACAATCAGGAGGAGTACGCGCGGTTCGACAGCGACGTGGGCGAGTACCGGGCGGTGACCCCGCTGGGGCGGCGGCACGCCGAGTACTGGAACAGCCAGGAGGGCGAACTGGAGCGGGTGCGGGCCGAGGCGGACACGGTGTGCAGACACAACTACCAGGTGGAAGCCCCCTTCACCTGGCAGCGCCAAG TGGAACCTGCAGTGACCATCTCCCCATCCAGGACTGAGGCTCTAAACCACCACAACCTGCTGGTCTGCTCGGTGACAGATTTCTATCCAGGCCAGATCAAGGTTCGGTGGTTCCGGAATGACCAGGAGGAGACAGCCGGTGTTGTGTCCACCCCTCTTATTAGGAATGGGGACTGGACTTTCCAGATCCTCGTGATGCTGGAAATGACCCCTCAGCGAGGAGATGTCTACACCTGCCATGTGGAGCACCCCAGCCTCCAGAGCCCCATCATGGTGGAGTGGC GAACGCAGTCTGAATCTGCCCAGAGCAAGATGCTGAGTGGTGTTGGGGGCTTTGTGCTGGGGCTGATCTTCCTCGGGCTGGGCCTCATCATCCATCACAGGAGCCAGAAGG GGCTCATGCGCTGA
- the LOC122697210 gene encoding SLA class II histocompatibility antigen, DQ haplotype D alpha chain-like, whose translation MILNRALILGALALTTMMNPSGSEDIVADHIGAYGINVYHSYGPSGHYTHEFDGDEEFYVDLEKKETVWRLPEFSKFTSFDPQGALRNIATVKHNLEIMIQDSNSTAATNKVPEVTVFSKSPVMLGQPNTLICHVDNIFPPVISITWLRNGHSVIEGVSETSFLSKDDHSFSKISYLTFLPSDDDVYDCKVEHWGLDKPLLKHWEPEIPAPMSELTETVVCALGLTVGLVGIVVGTVLIIRGLRSGGPSRHQGPL comes from the exons ATGATCCTGAACAGAGCCCTGATTCTGGGGGCCCTCGCCCTGACCACCATGATGAATCCCTCTGGGAGTGAAGACATTGTGG CTGACCACATTGGCGCCTATGGCATAAACGTCTACCACTCATATGGTCCCTCTGGCCACTATACCCATGAATTTGATGGAGACGAAGAGTTCTACGTGGACCTGGAAAAGAAGGAGACTGTCTGGCGTCTGCCTGAGTTTAGTAAATTTACAAGTTTTGACCCTCAGGGTGCACTGAGAAACATAGCTACGGTGAAACATAATTTGGAGATCATGATTCAAGATTCCAACTCTACCGCTGCTACCAACA AGGTTCCTGAGGTGACTGTGTTTTCCAAGTCTCCCGTGATGCTGGGCCAGCCCAACACCCTCATCTGTCACGTGGACAACATCTTTCCTCCTGTGATCAGCATCACATGGCTGAGGAATGGGCACTCAGTGATAGAGGGTGTTTCTGAGACCAGCTTCCTCTCCAAGGATGATCATTCCTTCTCCAAGATCAGTTACCTCACCTTCCTCCCTTCTGATGATGATGTTTATGACTGCAAAGTGGAACACTGGGGCCTGGATAAGCCACTGCTAAAACACTGGG aacCTGAGATTCCAGCCCCTATGTCAGAGCTAACAGAGACTGTAGTCTGTGCCCTGGGGTTGACCGTGGGCCTCGTGGGCATCGTGGTTGGCACCGTCCTCATCATCCGAGGTCTGCGTTCAGGTGGCCCCTCCAGACACCAGGGGCCGTTGTGA